ATCCGCAAATGAATTAAACTCTTTTGTACGGACACCTGAGAGGCTGAGACAATTGACTCGGTTACATTTCTTTCAAAAAGTTAACTTGGAGATGAATACGCGTACCCCTTCAAATTCCAATGGAACACTGTGAAGCACTTCTTTGGTGTACCCATACGTTTTTCTTTATACCTAAGCATATTGCCCTTCGATGAGTTGCATGAGCACTAtaacccatttcatcattttcATTTACCTTCTCTGGAAAGTAGCAGGAGTATAGCTTGTATGCATTACGTTATACTAACTATTCCAAACTACTCAAACCAGAGCATATATGGATCAACAGCCACATTTCCTTTTTCTGTTTTCACCGTATATAGAGTTAGACGAATAGTTATGCCGTGTTGTGGCATGTGGTTTTCTAGTTATTCCTACCCACACTATATGACTAATAACGAAGTTGGTCCCAAATGTTGAGTAATTCCAGGCAGTGCTTATGTTACCCCCACATGGTTTACTGTAGCTATCACAAATTCACAACTAGCAAGTGAGAAATATCAGAATAGAGAAAAGTTTTCTACTGTTGAAAGAGAATCCAAAGTTAACGTTACAAAAATAAACACTGTTAGGACAATATATATAAGTTTTATTACAAGGACAAAAGCCAATCATTGACTTTGATAATCCGGTCTGATTTTACTATTTGACTTACCAATAGCCCCCTCAAGTTGATACCTACACCCTGAGAATCAACTTGAAAGAAAATACAAGAAGAACTTAAAGCTTCTGAAATATCTTCAAGAGAAGGAAACACTGTTGCAGTAGATGAAGAACCAATCCCAGTAACTAATGAAGAATGTGAAGATCCTAGTAGTTGATGAAGTAAGTGTACAAAAGTTGGAGAACATAAACCTTTGGTAAAGATATCTGCTAGCTGATTCTCAGATGCAACATGACTAATCTTCAGAAATCCAGCAGACACCAAGTCCCTCACCACATGATACTGTACTTCTATATGTTTTGCCCTGACATGAAACACAAGGTTAGAAGCTAAAAATATAGCTGAAGTATTATCATAGAACAACTGAATTGGATAAGAAACATTTATATGTAATTCTTTTAACAAGTTTGATAACCATTCTAACTCAGAAGTTGTCACAGATAAACACTCATACTCTGCTTCTGCAGAGGACCTTGAAATTGTTGGTTGCTTCTTACTACTCAATGATATTAAAGAATCTCCCAGAAAAATAGCATATCCAGATGTGGATCTTCTTGTATCAGGGCATCCAGCCCAATCAGAATCTGTATAAGCTCTTAAACAAGATATATCACCTTTGCATAATGTAAGACCAACACCAATTCTCCCTTTAAGATACCTTAAAATTCTCTTAACCAAAAGCATATGTAAGTCTGTGGGAGCATGCATGAATTGTGACACATAATTCACTCCAAAAGCAATATCTGGTCTTGTGAATGTTAGATACTTTAAAGTTCCTACTAGTTTCCTGTATGCTGCAGCATCTGTCAGTAAATTACCATCATATATAGAAGCCATAGATTCTTTAACTATTGGAGTATTACAAGGCTTGCAATCAAGCATGTTTGACTTAGCAAATAACTCCGAAGTATATTTCTTTTGAGTCAGTAAAATATAATTATCAGTTCTAACAGCCTCAATACCCAAGAAAAAACTTAAATCTCCTAGTTGATTCATAGCAAATTCAGTACTCAATGCTTGAATCAATGAAGTCATAAGAGAATCAGAACTGCTATTAAGATATTATCATCAACATAAAGCAATAGTATCATCATATCAGAATCTGAGGTATACACAAACATGGAATAATCACAAACAGTTCCAACAAAACCATATTCCACAAGAAAAGTACTGAATCTTTCGA
This is a stretch of genomic DNA from Papaver somniferum cultivar HN1 chromosome 1, ASM357369v1, whole genome shotgun sequence. It encodes these proteins:
- the LOC113318892 gene encoding uncharacterized protein LOC113318892, with amino-acid sequence MTSLIQALSTEFAMNQLGDLSFFLGIEAVRTDNYILLTQKKYTSELFAKSNMLDCKPCNTPIVKESMASIYDGNLLTDAAAYRKLVGTLKYLTFTRPDIAFGVNYVSQFMHAPTDLHMLLVKRILRYLKGRIGVGLTLCKGDISCLRAYTDSDWAGCPDTRRSTSGYAIFLGDSLISLSSKKQPTISRSSAEAEYECLSVTTSELEWLSNLLKELHINVSYPIQLFYDNTSAIFLASNLVFHVRAKHIEVQYHVVRDLVSAGFLKISHVASENQLADIFTKGLCSPTFVHLLHQLLGSSHSSLVTGIGSSSTATVFPSLEDISEALSSSCIFFQVDSQGVGINLRGLLVSQIVKSDRIIKVNDWLLSL